The following are encoded in a window of Paenibacillaceae bacterium GAS479 genomic DNA:
- a CDS encoding S-formylglutathione hydrolase FrmB, whose protein sequence is MALAQCSFFSDVLGLSCSMNVILPQQTRRQIGMEGRAFTGKFPVLYLLHGLSDDHSIWLRRTSIERYAADYGIAVVMPTVHRGFYTDMKIGGKYWTFISEELPDIASSLFPLSEQREQNFAAGLSMGGYGSFKLGLRKPDRFAAVASLSGALDIGSIYERQDIMQPWEIESIFGKREEAAGGLDDLFHLAEQVALLPPEDQPQFFQSCGTEDFLYPDNLAFHTHAVKLGLSLTVEYGPGDHNWSYWDEQIKRVLDWLPLNGL, encoded by the coding sequence ATGGCGCTTGCACAGTGCAGCTTTTTCTCCGACGTGCTCGGACTTTCCTGCTCCATGAATGTTATTCTTCCTCAACAGACCCGTCGTCAGATCGGTATGGAGGGCAGAGCTTTCACCGGTAAATTCCCTGTGCTGTATTTGCTGCATGGCCTGTCGGATGATCACTCCATCTGGCTGCGGCGTACCTCGATTGAGCGTTATGCAGCCGACTATGGAATTGCAGTTGTTATGCCTACCGTGCATCGCGGCTTTTATACCGATATGAAGATTGGAGGAAAGTACTGGACATTCATCAGCGAGGAGTTGCCGGATATTGCAAGCTCGTTGTTTCCTTTGTCCGAGCAGCGTGAGCAGAATTTCGCGGCAGGATTGTCGATGGGTGGTTACGGTTCTTTCAAGCTTGGTCTGAGGAAGCCGGATCGTTTTGCAGCTGTGGCCAGCCTATCAGGAGCGCTCGATATTGGCAGCATTTATGAAAGACAGGATATTATGCAGCCTTGGGAAATTGAGTCGATTTTCGGTAAACGCGAGGAGGCGGCTGGCGGACTTGATGATTTATTTCATCTTGCGGAGCAGGTCGCTCTGCTGCCGCCAGAAGATCAGCCACAGTTTTTTCAAAGCTGTGGGACGGAAGATTTTTTGTATCCGGACAATTTGGCTTTCCACACACATGCGGTTAAGCTTGGGCTAAGTCTAACTGTGGAGTATGGTCCAGGAGACCATAATTGGAGCTACTGGGACGAGCAAATCAAGCGAGTGCTGGATTGGTTGCCCTTGAATGGCCTTTAG
- a CDS encoding ABC-2 type transport system ATP-binding protein, translated as MIEASHLSKSFRLRAGKKDSGSAIRNLLLPRSIVKEAVRDVSFKIKQGEFTGFIGPNGAGKSTTIKMLSGILHPTSGEVRLSGINPHRKRREAARSLGVLFGQRTQLWWDLPLKDSFEVLGAMYSMEETRRKRRVQELDNLLRLGEFMDTPVRKLSLGQRMRGDLAAALLHEPSILILDEPTIGLDASAKRDIRSLLRSVNEELGTTILLTTHDMDDIEQLCSRVLVITEGTLHYDGSLDGLRSRIGMPAQIEATFRTLEQANAAWAHLQGAGAASFGGKQLQERTIIVECSLEQRSFMNILRELETFGELEDARMREAAFEEAVHRLYPDARPAKD; from the coding sequence ATGATTGAAGCAAGTCATCTAAGCAAATCGTTCCGGCTGCGAGCCGGAAAAAAAGACTCTGGAAGTGCTATTCGCAATCTGCTCCTACCACGGAGCATTGTTAAGGAAGCTGTACGCGACGTCAGCTTTAAAATTAAGCAAGGAGAGTTTACCGGCTTCATCGGGCCTAACGGTGCAGGCAAATCTACGACGATCAAGATGTTGTCCGGCATTTTGCATCCGACCTCAGGAGAAGTCCGGCTGAGCGGCATCAATCCTCATCGAAAGCGCAGAGAAGCTGCCCGCTCACTCGGTGTGTTGTTTGGCCAGCGGACGCAGCTGTGGTGGGATTTGCCGCTAAAGGATTCGTTCGAGGTGCTCGGAGCGATGTACAGCATGGAAGAAACGCGAAGAAAACGCCGGGTTCAGGAGCTTGACAACTTGCTGCGATTGGGTGAATTCATGGATACGCCTGTTCGAAAGCTCTCGCTGGGACAGCGGATGCGCGGCGATCTCGCTGCGGCACTGCTGCATGAACCTTCTATTCTCATCCTGGATGAACCGACGATTGGGCTGGATGCCTCCGCCAAACGGGACATCCGCTCTCTTTTGCGCAGCGTCAATGAAGAACTCGGTACTACGATTCTGCTAACGACGCATGACATGGATGATATCGAGCAGCTATGCAGTCGGGTGCTGGTTATAACGGAAGGCACGCTTCATTATGATGGTTCATTAGATGGGCTGCGCTCTCGGATCGGGATGCCTGCCCAAATTGAAGCGACTTTCCGTACATTGGAGCAAGCGAACGCAGCGTGGGCGCATTTGCAGGGCGCTGGTGCAGCTAGCTTTGGAGGCAAACAGTTGCAGGAGCGTACAATCATCGTTGAATGCAGCCTGGAACAGCGGAGTTTTATGAATATACTGCGTGAGCTGGAGACTTTCGGAGAGCTGGAGGACGCAAGAATGCGTGAAGCTGCCTTCGAGGAAGCGGTGCACCGGCTATATCCAGATGCGCGTCCAGCAAAGGATTAA
- a CDS encoding Cell wall-associated hydrolase, NlpC family encodes MNFTLRKNSLTNKIAAATIALSIAVTGVAVLPASQSFGTTEVHAASATSKANTAISAARAQLGKPYKFGASTSTTRMFDCSSLMKYAFNKVGINLPRTSKAQSKVGKYVSKSNLKPGDLVFFYSPISHVGLYIGGGKVVHTYGDPGVTIDTINSGWWSKNYTTARRVL; translated from the coding sequence ATGAACTTCACCCTTAGAAAAAATTCTCTTACTAATAAAATTGCCGCTGCAACTATTGCCCTTTCCATCGCCGTGACAGGAGTGGCCGTACTTCCGGCTTCCCAATCATTCGGTACAACAGAAGTTCACGCCGCATCTGCTACATCTAAAGCGAACACAGCGATCTCTGCAGCCCGGGCACAGCTTGGCAAACCATATAAATTCGGAGCGTCTACGAGTACAACAAGAATGTTCGACTGCTCAAGCCTGATGAAATATGCCTTCAATAAAGTTGGAATCAACTTGCCGCGTACTTCCAAAGCCCAATCCAAAGTTGGCAAGTATGTATCCAAAAGTAACTTGAAGCCTGGTGATTTGGTCTTCTTCTACTCCCCAATCTCGCATGTCGGCTTATACATCGGCGGCGGCAAGGTCGTTCACACTTACGGCGATCCGGGCGTAACGATCGATACGATCAACTCCGGCTGGTGGAGCAAAAACTACACGACGGCACGCCGCGTACTGTAG